The following coding sequences lie in one Chloroflexota bacterium genomic window:
- a CDS encoding TatD family hydrolase, whose product MRWIDTHAHLDFSQFDADREDVLGRAWAVGLVAIVNAGADLPSSRAGVELSAKHERIFAAVGVHPHDAKDLTASALAELEALARAPKVVAIGEIGLDFYRDLSPRPAQRQAFEAQLDLAARLRKPVIVHDRDAHGEVMTILRGWEGASPLPEKGVLHCFSGSLEMALEAVELGFLISVAGPITYPNARKLPEIAAALPLDRLLVETDCPFLAPHPHRGKRNEPAYVALVAEAVARARGVPVAEVARITTANAVRVFGLEMQPLAASR is encoded by the coding sequence CTGCGATGGATAGATACCCACGCGCACCTGGACTTCTCGCAGTTTGACGCGGACCGCGAGGACGTCCTGGGGCGGGCATGGGCTGTGGGGCTGGTGGCGATTGTGAATGCCGGCGCGGATTTGCCATCCAGCCGGGCCGGGGTAGAATTGTCGGCGAAGCACGAGCGCATCTTCGCGGCGGTGGGCGTGCACCCGCACGACGCGAAAGATCTCACCGCGAGCGCCCTGGCCGAGTTGGAGGCGCTGGCGCGCGCGCCGAAAGTCGTGGCCATCGGCGAGATTGGGCTGGATTTCTACCGCGACCTGTCGCCGAGGCCCGCGCAGCGCCAGGCCTTTGAGGCGCAGTTGGACTTGGCGGCGCGGCTGCGCAAGCCCGTCATCGTGCACGACAGGGATGCCCACGGCGAGGTCATGACCATCCTGCGCGGGTGGGAGGGAGCGTCGCCGCTGCCCGAGAAGGGCGTGCTGCACTGCTTCTCGGGAAGCCTGGAGATGGCGCTGGAGGCGGTGGAGTTGGGGTTTCTCATCTCCGTTGCGGGGCCGATTACCTACCCGAACGCGCGCAAGTTGCCCGAGATTGCGGCCGCGCTGCCGCTGGATAGACTGTTGGTTGAGACCGACTGCCCGTTCCTTGCGCCGCACCCGCATCGCGGCAAGCGCAACGAGCCTGCGTATGTGGCGCTGGTGGCCGAGGCGGTGGCGCGCGCCAGGGGCGTGCCCGTGGCCGAGGTGGCCCGCATCACGACCGCCAACGCGGTGCGGGTGTTTGGGTTGGAGATGCAGCCATTGGCCGCTAGCCGTTAG